One Argiope bruennichi chromosome 5, qqArgBrue1.1, whole genome shotgun sequence DNA segment encodes these proteins:
- the LOC129968652 gene encoding voltage-dependent calcium channel gamma-1 subunit-like, with protein MAHDNAKAESKQARTRKPSAIQKLRQRVARRDPAEILAFERRCLVVATAGLLVAFVFWTVAVSTDYWFHVLPESGNPIYINRTNSFFISSHSGLWTICKFQYFNGSTEGPAVRNCHNHRLFPTEEFINKNPEVDRTILDYTRTETAFAIITFCLIAMGFGFAVYTFKEPRYMFKRLAGGVHFIGAGASLVVIEVVINSVEYEEQYLTDRHPRGAVWTYGYSFAFACLTFIVLLISGITFMICSRKKKGDRSGGVQGVDDEPHILGRM; from the exons ATGGCGCATGATAATGCCAAAGCGGAATCCAAACAAGCTCGAACGCGAAAGCCGAGTGCCATACAGAAGCTCCGACAACGAGTGGCCAGGCGAGATCCTGCTGAGATACTTGCCTTCGAACGTCGGTGTCTTGTGGTAGCCACAGCAGGACTTTTGGTAGCATTCGTGTTTTGGACCGTGGCCGTCAGCACTGACTACTGGTTCCATGTCCTACCAGAAAGTGGTAACCCCATCTATATTAACAGAACGAACAGCTTCTTCATCAGCAGCCATTCGGGACTGTGGACCATCtgcaaatttcagtattttaatggGTCGACGGAAGGACCTGCTGTGA GAAATTGCCACAATCATAGGCTCTTCCCGACAGAAGAATTCATTAATAAGAACCCCGAGGTGGATAGGACAATACTCG ATTACACCAGGACCGAGACTGCCTTTGCCATCATCACCTTCTGCCTTATTGCGATGGGTTTCGGCTTTGCGGTCTACACTTTCAAGGAACCGAGGTACATGTTCAAGAGGCTCGCCGGTGGAGTGCACTTCATAGGAG CTGGAGCCTCCTTAGTGGTGATTGAAGTAGTGATCAACTCCGTGGAGTATGAGGAGCAATACTTAACTGATCGACATCCCAGGGGGGCTGTCTGGACCTACGGCTACTCTTTCGCATTTGCCTGTCTCACTTTTATCGTTCTGCTCATCAGCGGAATAACCTTCATGATTTGTTCTAGAAAGAAGAAAGGAGACAGATCTGGAGGGGTGCAAGGAGTGGATGACGAACCCCACATTTTAGGCAGAATGTGA